CTGACCGCATCCACCCTGACCGCATCCACCCTGACCGCATCCACCCTGACCGCATCCACCCCGACCGCATCCACCCCAACGGCATCGTCCAGCCCAACACCTTCATAGGTCCCCTAGCCAGATGAGGCACGGTAGCATGGATTGCCGGCTCCAGCGACAGCAGCTTGGGCCCCGCTGCGACCCGGCAGGGGCTGGTCCAACCGATCTCGGGGCCTGGAGCCGATTTGACGCCGCTCTACGAGCACGACATGCTCGCCAGACAGAATGGGCAGCAAGTTCGCGGATCTGACTACCATCGAGCATGCCGCGCTGCCCCTGGGCAGCGGCCGCGCGTCCCCCAAGCGCCGGGCCACGCTGGTGTTCTACTGCCCTCAGGGAGTGCGTCTGGTGGAGCTGGTGGAAAACACACCCGTCGTGGTGGGACGCAAGCTCCCGGCTGATGTGCTCATCGACGATCTCGGCCTGTCCCGGCAGCACGCTCGCTTCGTCTGGAAGAACGGCGACTTCGTGCTCGAGGATCTGGGCTCGCGCAATGGCTGCAAGGTGGCCCAGACGCGCATTGATTCGGCGCGCGTCCAACCTGGCGACAGCATCCAACTCGGCGGCGTGGCCGTTGCCTTGCACGTCACCAGCGAGCGTAGCGAGCCGCGAACCGACGCGGCCGTCGTCGTGCACAGCGCGAAGATGCGCGAGCTCTACACAGTGGTCGGACGCGTGGCCAAGACCACGGCCCCTGTCTTGATCCTAGGCGAGACAGGCTCTGGCAAGGAGCTGGTCGCACAGGCCATCCACGCCGGTAGCGCCCGTGCCAAGGCTCCCTTCTCCGCGCTCAACTGCGCCGCCATTCCCGCAACCCTGCTCGAAGCCACCCTGTTCGGGCACGAGCGGGGATCGTTCACCGGAGCGGACCGCATGTCCAAGGGGCTCTTTGAACAAGCGGACGCCGGCACGGTCTTTCTGGACGAGGTGGGCGAGCTGTCGGCGGCGGCGCAAGCCGCGCTGTTGCGCGTCATCGAGACGCGCAGCGTGCAACGCATCGGCTCGAGCCGCGAAATCGAGCTCGATGTACGCGTGCTCGCCGCCACGCATCGAGACCTGGAGGCCATGGTCTGCGCGCGGAAGTTCAGAGCCGACCTGCTGTATCGGCTCAACGCGTTCACCCTGCGCGTTCCACCACTGCGAGAGCGTCCCGACGAGGTCATTCTCTTGGCCGAGTTGTTCCTGCAGGAAGCGAGCCGGGAGTGGAAACGACCCGTGGATGGAATCGACGCTGACGCGAGCGAGCGCCTCGTGAGCTATCCCTGGCCGGGCAACGTACGGGAGCTGCGCAACGCCGTAGAGCGGGCGGTGATCGTCTGCTCCGGGGGACGGATCCGCAAGCAGGACCTTCCGGAATCGGTGCGCACCCACGCGGAGCCCCCTGCGGGCTCGAAGCTGGAGGCCGCCGCGAAAAGGGCGCTGAGCGGTGAGGGCCCTGGTTTAGACAGCGACGACCTGGTCTTCAAAGAACGCGTCCAGCAGTACGAAATCAAGCTGATCCTCAGAGGCTTGGAGCGCGCCGGCGGCAATCAGACGCGAGCCGCGGAGCTACTGCGCATCCCGCTGCGCACGCTGGTACACAAGCTGCGCGCCTACGGCATCAAGAAAAGCTCCGCCTCAGATTAGGGAGTGTCTTGAGCAGCGCTATTTCCAGGAGATAGCCGAAGGGCGGTCGCTGGCTCGATCGAAGTCAAGGGCCGGCGAGATTATGTGAGGAGTTTCTGTTCCAGGACACTAGATCGATGCGCTCGTCGATGAGCAGGTTCGGCAGACCGTCTTCAACCAGATAAGCACACCCGTGGTCCTCGCGAACCAGGGCTTCCTGAACCTGACGCGTCAACAACCTGCCACCGCGCGTCCGGAGCGTCCCTGCCTCGACCGCCTCGTTGATGGTCTTGAGCAGGGCGTCGTCGGCCGGCGCAAGCGGCAGATGCGATTCAGGACAAACCAGGATTCTCAGCAGCTCCCGTGCCAGCACCATGCCTGTCGGCCTGCCTTCTTTCCGCTCTTTCCGCTGAATATGCCCATCGCTCGGAACTTTTCGTACCGCCCTTGTATCAGACGCTCGGCGCTCTGCCCTTCCAGAGCCGCGAGGTAGCCGCGAAGCGCGGTTCCAAGGCGCTCGGCCGCCTCGTCGTAGTCCCTGTGCGCACCCCCCACCGGCTCGGGGATCACGGCGTCCACGATGCCCAGCGCCTGTGCATCGGAAGCCAGGAGCTTGAGCTGCTTGGCTGCCTCGGGCGCGTGGGTGGCATCGCGCCACAGGATCGATGCGCAGCCCTCCGGAGTGATCACGCTATAGGTCGCGTACTGCAACATCAGCACACGGTTCGCCACGCCGAGAGCCAGCGCCCCTCCGGACCCCCCCTCACCGATCACGCTGGCTATCACGGGCACGCGCAACCGCGACATGCAAAGCAGCGACTGGCCGATCGCCTCGCTTTGCCCGCGCTCTTCGGCACCCATGCCGGGGTAGGCACCCTGGGTGTCGATGAAGGTCAAGATCGGACGGCCGAAACGCGAGGCAAGCTCCATCACGCGCACTGCCTTCCGGTAGCCCTCCGGGTGTGGCATGCCGAAGTTACGCCGGAGCTTCTCCTTCGTGGTGCGGCCCTTCTGTTGCCCGATCACGCCTACGCTGCGGCCGTCAATGTGTGCGAAGCCTGCCACGATAGCGGGATCGTCGCCGAATACCCGATCGCCATGCAGCTCCACGAAGCCATCGCACAGGCGCTCCAGGTAGTCTGCGAAAAACGGACGATCAGGGTGCCGGCTCAACAGGACCTTCTGCCAGATCGACAGATCCTCGTAGATCTCCCGCCTGAGCTTCTGCGCACGCTCCTGCAGGCTCCGAATCTCCTGGTCCAGATCGTCGTCGCGCTCCGCGACCGACTTGAGGTCCGCGATGCGGCGCTCAAGCTCGACAACGGGTTTCTCAAACTCCAGATACGCCACGCGTTGATCCATTGCGGGTCTTGCCTGCGCTCAGCGAGTCGCCGGCTTCCCGATGGTTGGACTTTTCCCGAACAACCCTGTACAGCTTGAGCGCTCGCGACTTGCCCTTGACTCGCTTGCGCGGCAGCTCGACCGCGTCAAACCGGTCATGAATTCGTGCCCAAGTGCGCTCGCTGATGATGATCTCGCCGGCCTTCGCGAGCGAGCACAGGCGTGACGCGGTGTTGACCACGTCGCCGATCGCCGTGTACTCGAGCGCTTTGCTGCTGCCCAAATAGCCAGCAACGACTTCCCCGCTGTCGATGCCGATACCGATCCGCAGCGGCTCCGATCCCTGTGCCAGCCGGGCGCGGTTGAAGGCCTCGAGCACCCGAAACTGCTCGACGGCCGTCCTTACGGCACGGACGGCATCGTCGTCGTGTTGCACCGGTGATCCGAAAAGCGCCATGATCGCGTCTCCCACGAACTTGTCCAGCGTCCCCTCGTTCTTGAAGATCACCTCAACCATCAGTTCGAAGTACTGGTTGAGCATGTTGACAATCTCTTGAGCATTGCGGGCCTCGGCCATACGTGTGAAGCCCCGAATATCGCTGAAAAACACCGTTGTGTCGCGTAGTTGGCCCCCCTTTGCCACGTCGACATCCCCCTTGATGACCTGCTCGGCGATGGCCGGCGACAGCAGGCGCTGAAAGCGCTGACGCGTCAGCGCTTGCTGCTGTATCTCTCGAGCATACAGGCTGTTTTGGATTGCGATCGCCGCCTGATTCGCAAGCGTCTGAGTGAGCTGCAAGTCCTTCTCCGTGAACGCGTTGGCCGCGACCTGCGAGTCCAGCACCATGACGCCGAGCACCTGCTCGCCATGTATGAGAGGCACCGCGATGGTCGATCGGATACCTTGCATGATCACGGAGTGAGCACCCTTGAACCGCGTATCCACGGACGCATCGCTCGAAAGCACGCCCGCGCGGTCCTTGAGCACTTCCCTGATGATCGTGCTCGAAAGCGTGACTTCCTGCTCCGTGCCCAGCTCTCCGCTGGTGCGTACCGAACGCGCAACGAGCTCGCCTTCACTTTCGCACATGAGTATCACGCCACGGTCTGCGCTCAGAAGGTCGAAAGCACACGTCAGAATCTTGTCAAGAAGCCGATCCACGTCGAGCTCGGCTCCGATGGCGCGCGTCAACTCGTAGCTTACCCGCAGCTTCTCGTAGTCCTTGCGAAGTCCCGCCACGTCTTTGAGTGCCTTCTCGGGCAGGAAATCCTGTTCCACGGCTTGGACCAGCTTGGAACGGATGCGGCTCGCCGCCGGCCCGCTCATGAGGGTGACCTTGCGTGGGCTGTGCGCACGACCTTGGGTCAGCGAGTGTTCGGGCCGGATCGGCCCCTCGCTGAATACTATCTTGGTAGAGCCGACGCCGATCTCGTCTCCAGCCTGAAGAACCCGGCTCTCCACGCGCTCGCCGTTCACAAAGGTGCCGTTGAGAGATCCTAGATCGCGAAGCACGTACCTGCCGTCAAGCAGATCGATGGAGCAGTGCCCCTTGGATGCAACGCGATCAAGCAGTTGGACCGTGTTATCCGGATGGCGACCGATGGTTGTCACCGGCTCCAGCACGCGCGTTTCTTGCTTGCCGTCGCCTGACGTGATGATCACTCGCGCCATGGTTGGGGTCCGTTCAGGAATTGCCCGGGTGGAGCCGCAGGCGAAGCCCACGCATGAAGACCCCAAGCTGGGTCCGCAACAATGACCGACTTGCTCGGCTCTCGCCACGCTGGTAACACAGGCCTGGCGCGCTTTGTAGCCGGGGGCCTGCTGCCGCCAGGAGCGGCGAGAAATCAGTGCGGTGAGGAATCAGTATGGCCCGAGTCACAGTAGAAGACTGCCTTGCACACGAAGAGAATCGATTCGCCCTTGTCATACTCGCCGCCCAACGGACTCGCCAGATCATGAAGGGCGCTCCAGCGCTCGTGTCGAGCAAGAATCGAGCTGCGGTGACGGCCCTGCGTGAGATCGCGGCCCAACGAGTAACGTTTTCGCGCGACG
This sequence is a window from Pseudomonadota bacterium. Protein-coding genes within it:
- a CDS encoding sigma 54-interacting transcriptional regulator, with amino-acid sequence MGSKFADLTTIEHAALPLGSGRASPKRRATLVFYCPQGVRLVELVENTPVVVGRKLPADVLIDDLGLSRQHARFVWKNGDFVLEDLGSRNGCKVAQTRIDSARVQPGDSIQLGGVAVALHVTSERSEPRTDAAVVVHSAKMRELYTVVGRVAKTTAPVLILGETGSGKELVAQAIHAGSARAKAPFSALNCAAIPATLLEATLFGHERGSFTGADRMSKGLFEQADAGTVFLDEVGELSAAAQAALLRVIETRSVQRIGSSREIELDVRVLAATHRDLEAMVCARKFRADLLYRLNAFTLRVPPLRERPDEVILLAELFLQEASREWKRPVDGIDADASERLVSYPWPGNVRELRNAVERAVIVCSGGRIRKQDLPESVRTHAEPPAGSKLEAAAKRALSGEGPGLDSDDLVFKERVQQYEIKLILRGLERAGGNQTRAAELLRIPLRTLVHKLRAYGIKKSSASD
- a CDS encoding acetyl-CoA carboxylase carboxyltransferase subunit alpha, coding for MDQRVAYLEFEKPVVELERRIADLKSVAERDDDLDQEIRSLQERAQKLRREIYEDLSIWQKVLLSRHPDRPFFADYLERLCDGFVELHGDRVFGDDPAIVAGFAHIDGRSVGVIGQQKGRTTKEKLRRNFGMPHPEGYRKAVRVMELASRFGRPILTFIDTQGAYPGMGAEERGQSEAIGQSLLCMSRLRVPVIASVIGEGGSGGALALGVANRVLMLQYATYSVITPEGCASILWRDATHAPEAAKQLKLLASDAQALGIVDAVIPEPVGGAHRDYDEAAERLGTALRGYLAALEGQSAERLIQGRYEKFRAMGIFSGKSGKKAGRQAWCWHGSC
- a CDS encoding FHA domain-containing protein, which encodes MARVIITSGDGKQETRVLEPVTTIGRHPDNTVQLLDRVASKGHCSIDLLDGRYVLRDLGSLNGTFVNGERVESRVLQAGDEIGVGSTKIVFSEGPIRPEHSLTQGRAHSPRKVTLMSGPAASRIRSKLVQAVEQDFLPEKALKDVAGLRKDYEKLRVSYELTRAIGAELDVDRLLDKILTCAFDLLSADRGVILMCESEGELVARSVRTSGELGTEQEVTLSSTIIREVLKDRAGVLSSDASVDTRFKGAHSVIMQGIRSTIAVPLIHGEQVLGVMVLDSQVAANAFTEKDLQLTQTLANQAAIAIQNSLYAREIQQQALTRQRFQRLLSPAIAEQVIKGDVDVAKGGQLRDTTVFFSDIRGFTRMAEARNAQEIVNMLNQYFELMVEVIFKNEGTLDKFVGDAIMALFGSPVQHDDDAVRAVRTAVEQFRVLEAFNRARLAQGSEPLRIGIGIDSGEVVAGYLGSSKALEYTAIGDVVNTASRLCSLAKAGEIIISERTWARIHDRFDAVELPRKRVKGKSRALKLYRVVREKSNHREAGDSLSAGKTRNGSTRGVSGV
- the rpoZ gene encoding DNA-directed RNA polymerase subunit omega — encoded protein: MARVTVEDCLAHEENRFALVILAAQRTRQIMKGAPALVSSKNRAAVTALREIAAQRVTFSRDVTEVTRDYIAEHRALEDAQR